ATTCGCGCAACTGGCTGGCCTTCGGCGTGCGCGGCCTGGCGCCGTACTGGTTTGATACGGAAGCGACCGCCTACTGGTCCGGTGGAAGGCTTGCCGCGCGTTTCAACGTGCGTTACGAACTGCTGTTCACGCAGCAGCTGATCCTCGAACCCGAAGTCGAGGCCAACCTGTACAGCCGCTCCGATCCGGCCAGAGGCGTGGGCAGCGGGCTGTCCGATCTCGAACTTGGCCTGCGCCTGCGCTACGAGATCCGGCGCCAGTTCGCCCCGTATGTCGGCGTGACCTGGGCGCGCAACTTCGGCGACACCGCCGACTATGCGCGGGCGAGGGGAGAACGAAACAAGAGCACGCAGATCGTTGCGGGCGTGCGCATCTGGTTCTGATCACGAAGCGGGGTGGCCATGACCCCCCCGCACTATCCATAGGGACGTTTTGAAGAGGTATTTTCAACCATTCAAGGAGAACGTCATGCAACAACAGTATCAATCATGTATCGATGCCTGCAACGCCTGCGCCGACGCCTGCGACATGTGTTCGACGGCCTGCCTGCAGGAAGACGACGTCAAGATGATGGCGCGCTGCATCGCACTCGACATGGACTGCGCACAGATCTGCCGGCTGGCTGCCGCCTTCATGGCCCGGGGCAGCGAATTCGCCGGAGCGCTCTGCCAGCTTTGCGCCCAGATCTGCCAGGCGTGCGGTGACGAGTGCGCCAAGCACCAGATGCAGCATTGCCAGGATTGCGCGGCTGCTTGCCGGCGCTGCGCCGAGGAGTGCCGCCGGATGGGATCGACCGCGGCGGCTTGAGGGCTTGCGTTCGCGATAACAATGCCTTCC
This genomic stretch from Massilia putida harbors:
- a CDS encoding four-helix bundle copper-binding protein; its protein translation is MQQQYQSCIDACNACADACDMCSTACLQEDDVKMMARCIALDMDCAQICRLAAAFMARGSEFAGALCQLCAQICQACGDECAKHQMQHCQDCAAACRRCAEECRRMGSTAAA